One stretch of Paraburkholderia fungorum DNA includes these proteins:
- a CDS encoding RidA family protein produces the protein MKRYGVEGGKGTGGQVMPFARAVEADGWLFVSGQTPMENGEVINGGIVEQSHKAIQNVFAILKEAGYGAEHVVRCGVWLDDPRDFASFNKVFREYFGENPPARACVVSSMVIDCRVEVDCVAYKKPAA, from the coding sequence ATGAAGCGATATGGCGTGGAAGGCGGAAAGGGCACGGGCGGTCAGGTGATGCCGTTTGCGCGTGCGGTCGAAGCGGACGGCTGGCTGTTCGTGTCGGGCCAGACGCCGATGGAAAACGGCGAAGTGATCAACGGCGGCATCGTCGAGCAATCGCACAAGGCGATCCAGAACGTGTTCGCGATCCTGAAGGAAGCCGGTTACGGCGCGGAGCATGTGGTCCGCTGCGGCGTGTGGCTGGACGATCCGCGCGATTTCGCGTCGTTCAACAAGGTGTTCCGCGAGTACTTCGGCGAGAATCCGCCGGCGCGCGCTTGCGTGGTGTCGTCGATGGTGATCGACTGCCGCGTCGAAGTGGATTGCGTGGCTTACAAGAAGCCGGCGGCTTAA
- a CDS encoding MarR family winged helix-turn-helix transcriptional regulator codes for MEEQDRVAVMQQFGRTYRAFMSAFEAHVGHPLPRWRILLALHDQAGEEMSQKRLVERLRVDPGALTRQLKTLEGLGWIVRSMDERDNRVTNVRLTEAGQSATEASLPRRNAFLHDTMTALPDDAMGALSGALKLLEVRIGEVAATAGARGAEE; via the coding sequence ATGGAAGAACAGGATCGCGTCGCTGTCATGCAGCAATTCGGCAGGACTTATCGGGCGTTCATGTCGGCATTCGAGGCGCACGTCGGCCATCCGTTGCCGCGCTGGCGCATTCTGCTGGCGCTGCACGATCAGGCGGGCGAGGAGATGTCGCAGAAGCGTCTGGTCGAGCGCCTGCGTGTCGATCCCGGCGCGCTGACGCGTCAGTTGAAGACGCTGGAAGGATTGGGCTGGATCGTGCGCAGCATGGATGAGCGCGATAACCGCGTGACCAACGTGCGTCTGACGGAAGCGGGGCAATCGGCGACTGAAGCCAGCTTGCCGCGTCGCAATGCGTTTTTGCACGACACGATGACCGCATTGCCGGACGATGCGATGGGCGCATTGTCGGGCGCGCTGAAGCTGCTCGAGGTGAGGATCGGGGAAGTGGCGGCGACGGCGGGTGCGCGCGGCGCGGAGGAGTGA
- the queF gene encoding NADPH-dependent 7-cyano-7-deazaguanine reductase QueF (Catalyzes the NADPH-dependent reduction of 7-cyano-7-deazaguanine (preQ0) to 7-aminomethyl-7-deazaguanine (preQ1) in queuosine biosynthesis), with amino-acid sequence MTPEQSPLGKASTYTEQYDASLLFPIARKNAREAIGIGAQLPFFGTDIWNAYELSWLNARGKPQIAVATFFVPADSPNIVESKSFKLYLGSFAQTSFESMDAVRDTIKRDVSASCGATVSVHLTAPYEFGKLQMEEFEGLSLDRLDLDTDVYHPDASLLSAAHDESPVEETLFSNLLKSNCPVTGQPDWGTVQIHYVGPQIDHAGLLRYIISYRNHTGFHEQCVERIFIDLMKVCKPVKLAVYARYTRRGGLDINPFRTNYNLPMPDNMRLARQ; translated from the coding sequence ATGACACCCGAACAATCACCGCTGGGTAAGGCATCCACTTACACCGAACAATACGACGCGTCGTTGCTGTTCCCGATCGCGCGCAAGAACGCGCGCGAGGCGATCGGCATCGGCGCGCAGTTGCCGTTTTTCGGCACGGACATCTGGAACGCTTACGAGTTGTCGTGGCTGAACGCGCGCGGCAAACCGCAAATCGCGGTCGCCACGTTCTTCGTGCCGGCCGACTCGCCGAATATCGTCGAGTCGAAGTCGTTCAAGCTTTATCTGGGCTCGTTTGCGCAGACGTCGTTCGAATCGATGGATGCGGTGCGCGACACGATCAAGCGCGACGTGTCCGCGTCGTGCGGCGCCACCGTGTCGGTTCATCTGACCGCGCCGTATGAATTCGGCAAGCTGCAAATGGAAGAATTCGAAGGCCTGTCGCTGGATCGGCTGGATCTGGACACCGACGTTTATCACCCGGACGCGTCGCTGCTGAGCGCCGCGCACGATGAATCGCCGGTCGAGGAAACGCTGTTTTCGAATCTGCTGAAATCGAATTGCCCGGTGACGGGTCAGCCCGATTGGGGCACCGTACAGATTCACTACGTGGGTCCGCAAATCGATCACGCGGGCTTGCTGCGCTACATCATCTCGTACCGGAATCACACCGGCTTTCACGAGCAATGCGTCGAGCGGATTTTTATCGACCTGATGAAGGTCTGCAAGCCGGTGAAGCTCGCGGTGTATGCGCGCTATACGCGGCGCGGCGGACTCGACATCAACCCGTTCCGCACGAACTACAACCTGCCGATGCCGGACAACATGCGCCTGGCCCGACAGTAA
- a CDS encoding amino acid deaminase, whose product MKVTNYQGATIDPYSKGLGIVPGTSIQLTDAARLEWNLLNEDVSLPAAVLYADRVEHNLKWMQAFVAEYGVKLAPHGKTTMAPQLFRKQLETGAWGITLATAHQVRAAYHGGVSRILMANQLVGRHNMMMIAELLSDHDFEFFCLVDSVEGVEQLGEFFTSVKKPLQVLLELGVPGGRTGVRDEAQRNAVLEAIARYPEILKLAGVELYEGVLKEEHEVRDFLQSAVAITRDLVEQGRFARTPAVLSGAGSAWYDVVAEEFVKASETGKVEIVLRPGCYLTHDVGVYRKAQTDIFARNPVAKKMGEGLLPALQLWAYVQSIPEPDRAIIGLGKRDAAFDAGMPEPSRHYRPGNDAPRDIASNEGWEIFGMMDQHAYLRIPAGADLKVGDMIAFDISHPCLTFDKWRQLLVVDPEYRVTEVIETFF is encoded by the coding sequence ATGAAAGTTACAAACTATCAGGGCGCAACGATTGATCCTTATAGCAAGGGCTTGGGCATCGTTCCGGGCACCAGCATCCAGCTGACGGATGCCGCGCGTCTTGAGTGGAATCTGCTGAACGAGGACGTCAGCCTGCCGGCTGCCGTGCTGTATGCGGATCGGGTGGAACACAACCTGAAATGGATGCAGGCGTTCGTCGCGGAATACGGCGTCAAGCTCGCGCCGCACGGCAAAACCACGATGGCGCCGCAACTGTTTCGCAAGCAGCTTGAAACCGGCGCGTGGGGTATCACGCTGGCCACCGCGCATCAGGTGCGGGCGGCGTATCACGGCGGCGTGTCGCGAATCCTGATGGCTAACCAGCTGGTCGGCCGTCACAACATGATGATGATCGCAGAGTTGCTGAGCGACCACGACTTCGAATTCTTCTGTCTCGTCGATTCGGTCGAAGGCGTCGAACAGTTGGGCGAGTTCTTCACGTCGGTGAAGAAACCGCTGCAGGTGCTGCTCGAACTCGGCGTGCCGGGCGGCCGCACTGGCGTGCGCGACGAAGCGCAGCGCAATGCGGTGCTCGAAGCGATTGCCCGCTATCCCGAGATCCTGAAGCTCGCTGGCGTCGAGTTGTATGAAGGTGTGTTGAAGGAAGAGCACGAAGTGCGCGACTTCCTGCAAAGCGCGGTCGCGATTACGCGCGATCTGGTCGAGCAAGGCCGTTTCGCGCGCACGCCCGCCGTGCTGTCGGGCGCGGGATCAGCGTGGTACGACGTGGTCGCGGAAGAATTCGTGAAGGCGTCGGAGACCGGCAAGGTCGAAATCGTGCTGCGGCCCGGCTGCTATCTGACGCACGACGTCGGCGTGTATCGCAAGGCGCAAACCGATATTTTCGCGCGCAATCCGGTGGCGAAGAAAATGGGCGAAGGCCTGTTGCCCGCGCTGCAGTTGTGGGCGTACGTGCAGTCCATTCCCGAGCCGGATCGCGCGATCATCGGTCTCGGCAAGCGCGACGCCGCTTTCGACGCAGGCATGCCGGAACCGTCGCGTCATTACCGTCCGGGTAACGACGCGCCGCGCGATATCGCATCGAACGAAGGCTGGGAGATTTTCGGCATGATGGATCAGCACGCGTATCTGCGGATTCCCGCGGGCGCCGATCTGAAGGTGGGCGACATGATTGCGTTCGACATCTCGCATCCGTGTCTGACGTTCGACAAGTGGCGTCAGCTGCTGGTGGTCGACCCGGAATATCGGGTGACTGAAGTGATCGAAACGTTCTTCTGA
- a CDS encoding 5'-nucleotidase — protein MALSLVDKLVVAISSRALFDFEEENRVYEEGDLHAYEALQRDRLTVPAKPGVAFPLIRKLLALNAGGHRVEVVILSRSDPISGLRAFHSCREHGLAIERGVFTRGRAPFGYLKPLNASLFLSANQDDVRDALAAGFPAARVLPESAKMASKYPDEIRIAFDGDAVLFSDEAERVFQKDGLRAFVGHEIHNRNLPLADGPLKPLLEALHRLQKLADEAAPMHIRTALVTARSAPAHERAIRTLMAWNIEIDEAMFLGGLDKSAFLREFEPDFFFDDQIGHCESARVVTATGHVLSGIVNAS, from the coding sequence ATGGCTCTCTCGCTCGTCGACAAACTGGTAGTGGCAATCTCGTCGCGCGCGCTGTTCGACTTCGAGGAAGAGAACCGCGTGTACGAGGAAGGCGATCTGCATGCGTACGAAGCGCTGCAGCGCGACCGGCTGACCGTGCCCGCCAAACCGGGCGTCGCGTTTCCGCTGATCCGCAAGCTGTTGGCGTTGAATGCCGGCGGCCACCGCGTCGAAGTGGTGATCCTGTCGCGCAGCGATCCGATCAGCGGACTGCGCGCGTTTCACTCGTGCCGCGAGCACGGTCTCGCGATCGAGCGCGGCGTGTTCACGCGCGGACGCGCACCGTTCGGCTATCTGAAGCCGCTGAACGCGTCGCTGTTTCTGTCCGCGAATCAGGACGATGTGCGCGATGCATTGGCCGCCGGATTCCCGGCCGCGCGCGTGTTGCCCGAATCGGCGAAAATGGCGAGTAAATATCCGGACGAAATCCGGATTGCGTTCGACGGCGACGCGGTGCTGTTTTCCGACGAAGCCGAACGCGTTTTCCAGAAAGACGGCCTGCGAGCATTCGTCGGCCACGAGATTCACAACCGCAATTTGCCGCTCGCGGACGGCCCGTTGAAGCCCTTGCTCGAAGCGCTGCATCGGCTGCAAAAACTCGCGGACGAAGCCGCGCCGATGCATATTCGTACGGCATTGGTCACGGCCCGTTCGGCGCCCGCCCACGAGCGCGCGATCCGCACTTTAATGGCGTGGAACATCGAAATCGACGAAGCGATGTTCCTCGGCGGCCTCGACAAGAGCGCATTTCTGCGCGAGTTCGAGCCCGACTTTTTCTTCGACGACCAAATTGGCCATTGCGAATCGGCCCGCGTCGTGACGGCGACCGGGCACGTGCTGAGTGGCATCGTGAACGCATCATGA
- a CDS encoding N-acyl-D-amino-acid deacylase family protein translates to MHSHPEAADTLIVGAQLYDGTGAPPVERDVAIRDGRIAAIGNLSNWLAEEVIEANGRALAPGFIDVHTHDDTHVIRSPQMLPKITQGVTTVIVGNCGISASPVSLKGDPPDPMNLLGERDAFQYPTFAAYVDAVNKARPAVNVGALIGHTALRNNQMDRLDRAATPQEIDGMRAQLEEALANGALGLSSGLAYGSAFAAPTEEVMALAEPLAAAGALYTTHMRTEFDAILDAMDEAFRVGRHAHVPVVISHLKCAGPSNWGRSEEVLKSIEGARRLQPIGCDCYPYNRSSSTLDLKQVTGDIDITITWSEPHPEMAGKLVKEIAAEWGVTQQEAGKRLQPAGAVYHNMSEDDVRRILSHPATMVGSDGLPNDPLPHPRLWGAFPRVLGHYARDAGLLPLEEAVRKMTGLSARRFGLAQRGEIHIGYHADLVLFDPAKVRDAATFEKPQQAADGIDAVWVNGVLSYRDGEVTGERAGHFVARGAASKGDARGAF, encoded by the coding sequence ATGCATTCGCATCCCGAAGCCGCCGACACGCTGATTGTCGGCGCGCAACTGTACGACGGTACGGGCGCGCCGCCTGTCGAGCGCGACGTGGCGATCCGCGACGGCCGCATCGCCGCGATCGGCAATCTGTCGAACTGGCTCGCCGAAGAAGTGATCGAGGCCAATGGCCGCGCGCTGGCGCCGGGCTTTATCGACGTCCACACGCACGACGACACGCACGTGATCCGCTCGCCGCAAATGCTGCCGAAAATCACCCAGGGCGTGACGACGGTGATCGTCGGCAATTGCGGGATCAGCGCGTCGCCGGTTTCGCTGAAGGGCGATCCGCCCGATCCGATGAACCTGCTCGGCGAGCGCGACGCGTTCCAGTACCCGACCTTCGCCGCTTATGTCGATGCGGTGAATAAAGCGCGTCCGGCGGTGAATGTCGGCGCGCTGATCGGTCATACGGCGTTGCGCAATAACCAGATGGACCGGCTCGACCGCGCGGCAACGCCGCAGGAAATCGACGGCATGCGCGCGCAGCTCGAAGAGGCGTTGGCAAACGGCGCATTGGGTTTGAGTTCGGGCCTCGCGTACGGCTCGGCGTTCGCTGCGCCGACCGAAGAAGTAATGGCGCTCGCCGAACCGCTCGCCGCAGCCGGCGCGTTGTACACGACGCACATGCGCACCGAGTTCGACGCGATTCTCGACGCCATGGACGAAGCGTTCCGCGTCGGTCGTCACGCGCATGTGCCGGTGGTGATCTCGCATCTGAAGTGCGCGGGTCCGTCGAACTGGGGGCGCAGCGAGGAAGTGCTGAAGTCGATCGAAGGCGCGCGGCGTCTGCAGCCGATCGGTTGCGACTGCTATCCGTACAACCGCAGTTCGTCGACGCTGGACCTGAAGCAGGTCACGGGCGATATCGACATTACGATTACCTGGTCCGAGCCGCATCCCGAGATGGCGGGCAAGCTCGTGAAGGAGATCGCGGCGGAGTGGGGCGTCACGCAGCAGGAAGCGGGCAAACGCCTGCAGCCTGCGGGCGCGGTGTACCACAACATGTCCGAAGACGACGTGCGGCGCATCCTCTCGCATCCGGCGACGATGGTCGGCTCGGATGGCTTGCCGAACGATCCGTTGCCGCATCCGCGTTTGTGGGGCGCGTTTCCGCGCGTGCTCGGCCATTACGCGCGCGACGCCGGTTTGCTGCCGCTCGAAGAAGCGGTGCGCAAGATGACGGGTTTGTCGGCGCGTCGTTTTGGCCTTGCACAACGCGGCGAAATCCACATCGGCTATCACGCCGACCTGGTGTTGTTCGACCCGGCCAAAGTGCGCGACGCGGCGACGTTCGAGAAGCCGCAGCAAGCCGCAGACGGCATCGACGCAGTGTGGGTGAACGGCGTGCTGTCGTATCGCGACGGCGAAGTGACGGGCGAGCGCGCCGGGCATTTCGTGGCGCGCGGCGCGGCGTCGAAGGGTGACGCGCGCGGCGCGTTCTGA
- a CDS encoding MurR/RpiR family transcriptional regulator — MNSTAEPLAFDIVARIAECAPELRSAERKVAALILDDLTGASRASIGALAQQAEVSVATVTRFAKAVGCRDVRELKLRLAQAAAVGQRFLQPGGPSDAPEPIATRVFDELQTALAHNHQLLRQAPLGDAAAALREARMIYVFGMGGGSTALADEMRFRLVRLGRPVATYQDGLLQRMVASTVSRECVVIALSTTGRVPEMVENCKIARSYGATVIALTAPASPLARLADWVIPIVAFETDFIYKPSSSRYAMMMALDVLVTELAVSQGDESRELLRRMKHALDTHRGGGDRQPLGD, encoded by the coding sequence ATGAACTCAACCGCCGAACCGCTGGCTTTCGACATCGTCGCGCGCATCGCCGAATGCGCGCCGGAACTGCGCTCGGCCGAACGCAAAGTTGCCGCGCTGATCCTCGACGACCTCACCGGCGCGTCGCGCGCGAGCATCGGTGCGCTGGCACAGCAGGCGGAAGTCAGCGTGGCGACCGTCACGCGCTTTGCCAAAGCCGTGGGTTGCCGCGACGTGCGCGAGTTGAAACTGCGGCTCGCGCAGGCGGCGGCGGTCGGTCAGCGCTTCCTGCAACCGGGCGGTCCCAGCGACGCACCGGAGCCGATCGCTACTCGCGTATTCGACGAACTGCAAACCGCGCTCGCGCATAACCATCAATTGCTGCGGCAGGCGCCGCTCGGCGATGCGGCCGCCGCATTGCGCGAAGCCAGAATGATCTACGTGTTCGGCATGGGCGGCGGTTCGACCGCGCTCGCCGACGAAATGCGCTTCCGCCTCGTGCGCCTCGGGCGGCCCGTCGCGACCTATCAGGACGGCTTGCTGCAACGTATGGTCGCGAGCACCGTGTCGCGTGAATGCGTGGTGATCGCGCTGTCCACCACCGGGCGCGTGCCCGAGATGGTCGAGAACTGCAAGATCGCGCGCAGCTACGGCGCGACCGTGATTGCACTGACCGCGCCGGCGTCGCCGCTCGCGCGCCTGGCCGATTGGGTGATCCCGATCGTCGCCTTCGAAACCGATTTCATTTACAAGCCGTCGTCATCGCGCTACGCCATGATGATGGCGCTCGATGTGCTCGTCACCGAACTTGCCGTCAGCCAGGGCGACGAGAGCCGCGAATTGCTGCGCCGCATGAAGCACGCGCTCGACACGCACCGCGGCGGCGGCGATCGACAACCGTTAGGAGACTGA
- the ilvA gene encoding threonine ammonia-lyase, biosynthetic translates to MIDAFPSHKAHRATRMASHDYLKKTLTARVYDVARETELEHAPNLSARLRNPVYLKREDNQPVFSFKLRGAYNKMAHIPADALQRGVITASAGNHAQGVALSAARMGVKAIIVVPTTTPQVKVDAVRAHGGATVEVVQFGESYSDAYGHAVKLQEERGLTFVHPFDDPYVIAGQGTVAMEILSQHQGPIHAIFVPIGGGGLAAGVAAYVKSVRPEIKVIGVQTDDSCAMAASLKAGERVTLNEVGLFSDGTAVKLVGEETFRLCSEYLDDVLLVNTDALCAAIKDVFQDTRSVLEPAGSLAVAGAKQYAEREGIENQTLIAITSGANMNFDRMRFVAERAEVGEAREAVFAVTIPEERGSFRRFCELVGTRSVTEFNYRIADANSAHIFVGVQTKNRSESVQIAGAFETHGFATVDLTFDELSKQHIRYMVGGRSPLAHDERLFRFEFPERPGALMKFLSSMAPNWNISLFHYRNQGADYSSILVGIQVPMTENDGFDKFLTTLGYPYWEETKNPVYRLFLA, encoded by the coding sequence ATCATTGACGCTTTCCCGTCTCACAAAGCGCACCGCGCCACCCGCATGGCTTCCCACGACTACCTGAAAAAGACCCTGACCGCGCGCGTCTACGACGTGGCCCGCGAGACCGAACTCGAACATGCGCCGAATCTGTCGGCGCGGCTGCGTAATCCGGTGTATCTGAAGCGCGAGGATAACCAGCCGGTGTTCTCGTTCAAGCTGCGCGGCGCGTACAACAAGATGGCGCATATTCCGGCGGATGCGTTGCAGCGTGGCGTGATTACCGCATCGGCGGGCAATCATGCGCAGGGCGTGGCGTTGTCGGCGGCTCGCATGGGCGTGAAGGCGATCATCGTGGTGCCCACCACCACGCCGCAAGTGAAGGTCGATGCGGTGCGCGCGCATGGCGGCGCAACGGTCGAAGTCGTGCAGTTCGGCGAGTCGTATAGCGACGCCTACGGCCATGCGGTGAAGCTCCAGGAAGAACGCGGCCTGACGTTCGTGCATCCGTTCGATGACCCGTACGTGATTGCAGGCCAAGGCACAGTGGCGATGGAAATTCTAAGCCAGCATCAAGGTCCGATTCACGCGATCTTCGTGCCGATTGGCGGCGGCGGTCTGGCGGCGGGCGTCGCGGCATACGTGAAATCGGTGCGCCCGGAGATCAAGGTGATTGGCGTGCAGACCGACGATTCGTGCGCGATGGCCGCGTCGCTGAAAGCCGGTGAACGCGTCACGCTGAACGAAGTGGGCCTTTTCTCGGACGGCACGGCCGTGAAGCTGGTCGGCGAAGAAACCTTCCGTCTATGCAGCGAATATCTCGACGATGTGCTGCTCGTGAACACCGATGCATTGTGCGCGGCGATCAAGGACGTGTTCCAGGACACGCGCAGCGTGCTTGAACCAGCCGGCTCACTGGCGGTAGCAGGTGCCAAGCAGTACGCGGAAAGAGAAGGCATCGAAAACCAGACGCTGATCGCGATCACGTCCGGCGCGAACATGAACTTCGACCGCATGCGTTTCGTGGCCGAGCGTGCCGAAGTCGGTGAAGCACGCGAAGCCGTGTTCGCGGTGACGATCCCCGAAGAACGCGGCAGCTTCCGGCGCTTCTGCGAGCTGGTCGGCACGCGCAGTGTCACCGAATTCAACTACCGCATCGCGGATGCGAACTCCGCGCATATCTTCGTCGGCGTGCAAACGAAAAACCGCAGTGAGTCCGTGCAGATAGCAGGCGCATTCGAAACGCACGGCTTCGCCACCGTCGACCTCACGTTCGACGAACTGTCGAAGCAGCACATCCGCTACATGGTCGGTGGGCGCTCGCCGTTGGCGCACGACGAACGCCTGTTCCGTTTCGAGTTTCCCGAACGGCCGGGCGCGCTGATGAAATTCCTGTCGTCGATGGCGCCGAACTGGAACATCAGCCTGTTTCATTACCGCAACCAGGGCGCGGACTACAGCTCGATCCTCGTCGGCATCCAGGTGCCGATGACCGAGAACGACGGGTTCGACAAATTCCTTACGACGCTCGGCTATCCGTACTGGGAAGAGACGAAGAACCCGGTTTATCGCCTGTTCCTCGCCTGA